A window of Desulfuromonas sp. genomic DNA:
AGGGCCGGCTGGAGCTCGAAGCCCATCTGGATCAATTAAAATTCCGCCTGGCCTGCCAGGTTGAAAGCCGTCTTGATCTTTTAAAAGAGCGGATTTTTGGTTTACGGCGCCGTCTCGTATCACCGGAACGGCAGATTGAGATCTGGCGCCATCGGTTTGAGGAGCTTGTGGGCCGTCTCTCCCGGTCCGGTAAATACATACTGGAACAGAAATCATCCGGCATTGCGACTCTCGCGGCCCGCCTCGATCTGTTGTCGCCGCTGAAAACACTTGAACGGGGATATTCGATTGTCAAAAAGGCTGATGGTTGTGTCGTCAGAAGAAGTGCGCAGGTTTCAACCGGAGAATCGCTGCTGGTAAAATTTGCCCGTGGCGAAGCCAGGGTCAAGGTCGAGGAGACAGGAAATTGAAGTTGCGTATTGTTTTTTTATTGATTCTGCTTTTTCCCTCAACTGTTTGCGGTCAATGGGTCCTCAGTCCCCGCACGATGGTCAACGGCGGCGTTGCTGTTCTGCGCTGGCAAGGAGAGGTGCCGATGGACGTCGCGGTGGCACGTTTCAATGGAGAATCATTTTTTCTCGACCGCGACAGTGAAGGACCGTTTGCTTTGATCGGCATTGATGTTCTACAGAAGCCGGGAACCTACCAGGTTGAAATGACCGGTGTCGATAAATCCGGTGTCAATCATTTTGATTCTATTCAGATAATAGTGAAAGATGCCAATCGGAAAACCGATTACCTGACCCTTCCTCAAGAGATGGTCACTCCGAAAAAGCCGGAGATACTGAAAAGAATCGGAAGTGAGTCGCATCGCCTGAAATCGATATTTGCACAAGACAGTGGCCCCTATATCGGTGGTCTTTTCGGGTTGCCGGTCGCCGATCCGGTCAGTAGTTTTTTCGGTACGAAGAGGGTTTTGAACGGAGAGCCGAAGTCGCCTCATTCGGGAACCGATTTCCGCTCGCCGCTCGGCCGACTCGTCCGGGCCCCGGCAGCTGGGCGGGTCGTTTTTGTCGACGATCTTTACTACACAGGTCGGACTGTTATTCTTGATCATGGCAGCGCAATCTACAGCCTTTACGCCCATCTGCTTAAGCCGCTCTGCAAGGTCGGTGAGAGGCTTGATTCTGGCCAGCCTCTCGGCAAGGTCGGCAGTACCGGCCGTTCGACCGGAGCGCACCTGCACTGGACCGTCAAAATCCGTGGCGCGAAGGTTGATCCATTGCTTCTTCTGGCCAGCTACGGCAAGGAAAGGCCTTGACTGCATTTTAGGCGAGAGTGATAATGCCAGACTTTCGCCGGGGAGGTTTCATTGACTGAAAAAAAGACATTTGAATCGTCATTGAAAGAGCTCGAAGCAGCGGTTGAGCGTCTGGAAAGCGGTGAACTGCTGCTTGAAGATGCTCTGGCCTGTTTTGAAGAGGGCGTTCATGCTGCCGCAGACTGCCAGAAATTACTGCAGGATGCGGAATTGAAGGTTGCGCAACTGGTTGCCGACAAGGATGGGACGATACGTCAGCAACCATTTGCCGAAGAAAATGGTTCAGAATAGATATGGATATTAAAAAATATCTTGCCGATATCGCGGCTCTGGTAGACGATGCGCTTGATCATTATCTTCCGGACGAAGAGCGCATGCCGAAAAACTTGCATCGGGCCATGCGTTATTCTGTCTTTGCCGGCGGCAAAAGGATCAGGCCGGTGTTGATGATGGCAGCGTGTGATGCCGTTGGCGGTCGGCGGGATAATGTCATTGCAGCGGCATGTGCAATGGAGATGATTCATACTTACTCTTTGATTCATGACGATCTCCCGGCTATGGATGATGATGATTTTCGCCGGGGTCAACCGACCAATCACAAGGTTTTCGGTGAAGCGAATGCCATTCTGGCCGGTGATGCCCTTCTGACTGAGGCGTTTGTTGTTCTTTCGGAAGCCGAGTCCGGCATCCTTATCGATCCCGAGATTCGGCGGAAGGTGATCCGGGTTATTGCCAGGGCGGCCGGTTGTGCCGGCATGGTAGGCGGTCAGGTCGTTGATATGGAATCGGAAGGGAAGGATATTGACATGCCGACGCTGGAATATATCCATATCCACAAAACCGGAGCTCTGATCAAGGCATCGATCGAAGTCGGTGCTCTGCTTGGTGGAGCGAGTGACGATGCTTTTGTAAAGCTCTCTCGTTATGGTGAACTGGCAGGTCTGGCATTTCAGATCGCAGATGATATCCTTGATGTTACGGCTGAACAAGGTGAACTCGGTAAGGATGTTGGGAGTGATGAGGCCCGGGGCAAGGCAACTTACGTTTCCTTGCTTGGTTTGCGTCAGTCCCGGGAGCGGGCTGATGAACTACGGGAGATGGCGATGTCCACCCTGGATGATTTCGGAGAAGAAGCCGAGCCGTTACGGCAAACTATGAAATTTATTATTGAGAGGACCTCGTGAGCGAACAAACGAACAGGTCAGAGAAGTTGCTTCCCGCCTTAAAGTCCACGGCTGAGTTGAAATCGATGAGTTTCGATCAGCTTCTGACTATTTGTGATGAGGTACGTGAAAAAATCATTGAAGTCGTTTCTGTCAACGGCGGGCATCTGGCGAGCTCACTCGGTGTCGTCGAACTGACAGTCGCCTTGCATCGGGTGCTTGATACTCCGAAAGACCGGATTGTCTGGGATGTTGGCCACCAGGCATATGCGCATAAACTTTTAACCGGTCGGTTCGACCAATTCCATACCTTGCGACAGCTCGATGGCATAAGTGGCTTTCCGAAACGGAAGGAGAGTGCATACGATTGTTTTGATGTCGGTCATTCCAGTACATCAATATCAGGCGCTCTCGGCATGGCTGCCGCCCGCGACGCTCGCGGCACCGATGAAAAAATTTTTGCCGTGATTGGCGATGGCTCACTGACCGCCGGAATGGCGTTCGAGGGGTTGAACCAGGCCGGTCATCTTAATAAAGATATGGTTGTTATCCTGAATGACAACGAAATGTCAATTTCGCCGAATGTGGGGGCCCTCTCTTCGTTCCTCAGCCGTCAGATGACATCCGATTTCTTTGTCCGGATGAAGCGGGAGACAGAGAACTTCCTCGATCATGTTCCTAAAATTGGCAAAGACCTGCGGCGGTTGGCGAAGAGGGTTGAGGAGTCAGTCAAGGGATTTCTAACGCCCGGAATGCTATTTGAGGCTTTTGGCTTCGATTATGTCGGTCCGATTGAAGGGCACAAGCTGGACGAGGTTATCCAGACACTCGAGAATGTCACCAAAATGGACGGTCCGATTCTTGTTCATATTGTCACCAGGAAAGGACAGGGCTTCGAGCCAGCCATACAAAGCCCTTCAAAATTCCATGGTGTCGGACCGTTTAATCGTGAATCCGGCGAGATCAAATCTACGAAAGGTGGTGTTCCTACTTACACCAGTGTTTTTGGTGAGACGTTGTGCAACCTTGCTGTCAAGGATGACCGGATTGTCGCGATTACAGCCGCCATGCTGGAAGGGACCGGCCTGAAGAAGTTTGCCGCCGAGCTTCCGGACCGTTTTTTTGATGTCGGAATCGCTGAACAGCATGCTGTGACTTTCGCAGCCGGGCTTGCAACCCAGGGTTTGAAGCCGGTCTGTGCCATCTATTCAACTTTTTTGCAACGGGCGTACGATAGTGTTCTGCATGATGTCTGTCTGCAAAATCTGCCTGTCACCTTCGCGATTGACCGCGGCGGACTGGTCGGAGCCGACGGCCCGACCCATCATGGGACTTTCGATGTGTCCTTCCTCCGGTCTATTCCAAATCTGGTTTTTGCGGCGCCGCGTGATGAAGCTGAATTACAGCGGATTATGGTGACCGCCCTCGATTTTGACGGACCATTTGCCTATCGATATCCACGCGGCAGTGGGGTTGGTGTTGAACTTGCTGACAAACCTCAATCGCTCAAAATTGGTGAAGGTGAACTGCTGTGTGCAGGTGATGCCGCAACCCTCGTTGCAATCGGTTCATCGGTACAGGAGGCCCTGGGAGCAGCCGCACAATTGAAAAGTGAAGGGATTGAGGTCGCCGTGGTTGATGCCCGTTTCATCAAGCCGCTGGACGAAGTTCTCCTGTTGGCTCAGGCTGAAAAGACCGGTCTGGTTTTTACGATCGAGGAAAGTGTGCGACAAGGCGGCTTCGGTAGCGCTGTCCTTGAGCTTCTCGAGGATAAAGGGTGTTCAGCCCGGGTTGAAAGGATCGGGCTTCCCGATGTTTTTGTTGAGCAGGGGAGTCAACCGGAGCTACGGAGTCGGCACGGTATTGACGCAGAAGGTATCATTGCCCGGGTAAAAGCCCTTTGTGCCGTCACCGAGAATAAAGCGAGCTGAATCGACAGGCAGTCACCATGATTTTCGGTTTCTTGAAAACAAAGGCCACCGGCAATACCGGTGGCCTTTGTAATAGCCGCAGTTAAAATCAGTTTTCGAGAATCAAACCGAACAGACAGGGAACGTTCTTGTGACAGGCGATACTCTTCTTTTACTCCTCGGTCGGTGTATTACCTGGCTCCGCTGGGACAACCTCGTCAGTTGGCTCCGCTGGGACAACCCCGTCAGTTGGTTCCGCTGGGACAACCTCGTCAGCTAGCTCCGCTGGGACAACCTCGTCAGTTGGCTCCGCTGGGACAACCCCGTCAGTTGGCTCCAATGGGACAACCCCGTCAGTTGGCTCCGCTGGGACAACCCCGTCAGTTGGCTCCGCTGGGACAACCTCGTCAGTTGGCTCCGCTGGGACAACCTCGTCAGTTGGCTCCGCTGGGACAACCTC
This region includes:
- the dxs gene encoding 1-deoxy-D-xylulose-5-phosphate synthase, giving the protein MLPALKSTAELKSMSFDQLLTICDEVREKIIEVVSVNGGHLASSLGVVELTVALHRVLDTPKDRIVWDVGHQAYAHKLLTGRFDQFHTLRQLDGISGFPKRKESAYDCFDVGHSSTSISGALGMAAARDARGTDEKIFAVIGDGSLTAGMAFEGLNQAGHLNKDMVVILNDNEMSISPNVGALSSFLSRQMTSDFFVRMKRETENFLDHVPKIGKDLRRLAKRVEESVKGFLTPGMLFEAFGFDYVGPIEGHKLDEVIQTLENVTKMDGPILVHIVTRKGQGFEPAIQSPSKFHGVGPFNRESGEIKSTKGGVPTYTSVFGETLCNLAVKDDRIVAITAAMLEGTGLKKFAAELPDRFFDVGIAEQHAVTFAAGLATQGLKPVCAIYSTFLQRAYDSVLHDVCLQNLPVTFAIDRGGLVGADGPTHHGTFDVSFLRSIPNLVFAAPRDEAELQRIMVTALDFDGPFAYRYPRGSGVGVELADKPQSLKIGEGELLCAGDAATLVAIGSSVQEALGAAAQLKSEGIEVAVVDARFIKPLDEVLLLAQAEKTGLVFTIEESVRQGGFGSAVLELLEDKGCSARVERIGLPDVFVEQGSQPELRSRHGIDAEGIIARVKALCAVTENKAS
- a CDS encoding polyprenyl synthetase, whose protein sequence is MDIKKYLADIAALVDDALDHYLPDEERMPKNLHRAMRYSVFAGGKRIRPVLMMAACDAVGGRRDNVIAAACAMEMIHTYSLIHDDLPAMDDDDFRRGQPTNHKVFGEANAILAGDALLTEAFVVLSEAESGILIDPEIRRKVIRVIARAAGCAGMVGGQVVDMESEGKDIDMPTLEYIHIHKTGALIKASIEVGALLGGASDDAFVKLSRYGELAGLAFQIADDILDVTAEQGELGKDVGSDEARGKATYVSLLGLRQSRERADELREMAMSTLDDFGEEAEPLRQTMKFIIERTS
- a CDS encoding peptidase, with protein sequence EVVPAEPTDEVVPAEPTDEVVPAEPTDGVVPAEPTDGVVPLEPTDGVVPAEPTDEVVPAELADEVVPAEPTDGVVPAEPTDEVVPAEPGNTPTEE
- the xseB gene encoding exodeoxyribonuclease VII small subunit; its protein translation is MTEKKTFESSLKELEAAVERLESGELLLEDALACFEEGVHAAADCQKLLQDAELKVAQLVADKDGTIRQQPFAEENGSE